A region from the Benincasa hispida cultivar B227 chromosome 12, ASM972705v1, whole genome shotgun sequence genome encodes:
- the LOC120092489 gene encoding CBL-interacting serine/threonine-protein kinase 7-like has product MEPGGPPTPPPLPPPPTGATLLGKYQLGRFLGRGSFAKVYQARSLADNSVVAVKIIDKNKTIDASMEPCIVREISVMRRLQHHPNILKIHEVMATKTKIYLVVDYASGGELFAKLLRRGRLTESTARRYFQQLVSALHFCHQSGVAHRDIKPQNLLLDEEGNLKVSDFGLSALPEQIKDGMLHTACGTPAYTAPEVVSRRGYDGAKADAWSCGVILFVLLSGHLPFNDNNLVAMYKKVYRREYQFPDSISKPARHLIFQLLDPNPNTRMSIEALMQHSWYKKSLRSKPQISNRSLFESLGNYKTDLGVSGLNAFHIISMSSGLDLSGLFETTDCKKKRFTTGVSIEKVEEKVTEIGGELGYRVEKGKSGAIGLGKGRMILVVEALEITSNLLMVEVKVAESKMEFERMHWGDLKAKLQDIVESWHTNETM; this is encoded by the coding sequence ATGGAGCCCGGTGGTCCGCCCACCCCTCCGCCGCTCCCTCCGCCGCCTACTGGCGCCACTCTCCTTGGCAAGTACCAATTGGGCCGTTTCCTCGGCCGTGGAAGCTTCGCCAAGGTTTACCAGGCCCGTTCTCTCGCCGATAACTCCGTTGTTGCCGTCAAAATCATCGACAAGAACAAAACCATCGACGCCTCCATGGAGCCCTGCATTGTTCGTGAGATCTCTGTGATGCGACGCCTTCAGCACCATCCGAACATCCTCAAAATCCATGAAGTTATGGCGACGAAAACGAAGATCTACCTCGTTGTCGATTACGCTTCCGGAGGTGAACTATTCGCTAAACTCCTCCGCCGTGGCCGGCTGACGGAATCCACCGCTCGCCGTTACTTTCAACAATTAGTCTCTGCTCTCCATTTCTGTCATCAAAGCGGCGTCGCTCATCGTGACATCAAACCCCAAAATCTCCTCCTCGATGAAGAAGGTAACCTAAAGGTCTCCGACTTCGGTCTCTCCGCTTTACCAGAACAGATCAAAGACGGAATGCTTCATACCGCCTGTGGAACTCCGGCGTACACCGCGCCGGAGGTTGTTTCCCGGCGAGGTTACGACGGAGCAAAAGCCGATGCGTGGTCCTGTGGCGTTATCCTCTTCGTTTTACTCTCTGGTCATCTTCCATTCAACGATAACAACCTCGTGGCCATGTACAAGAAGGTTTATCGCCGGGAATATCAATTTCCTGATTCAATTTCAAAGCCGGCAAGGCATTTGATCTTCCAATTACTCGATCCAAATCCAAATACAAGGATGAGCATCGAGGCGTTGATGCAACATTCATGGTACAAGAAATCACTGCGATCAAAGCCCCAAATTAGCAACAGGAGCTTATTTGAATCATTGGGTAATTACAAAACTGATTTGGGTGTTTCTGGATTGAATGCATTTCATATAATTTCAATGTCTTCTGGTTTGGATCTGTCTGGATTGTTTGAAACAACAGATTGTAAAAAGAAGAGATTCACAACAGGGGTTAGTATTGAGAAAGTGGAAGAAAAGGTAACAGAGATTGGAGGAGAATTGGGTTATCGAGTTGAGAAAGGGAAAAGTGGGGCAATTGGGTTAGGGAAAGGGAGAATGATTTTGGTGGTTGAAGCTTTGGAAATAACTTCAAATCTGTTAATGGTGGAAGTGAAGGTAGCTGAATCCAAGATGGAGTTTGAGAGGATGCATTGGGGTGATTTGAAAGCTAAGTTGCAAGACATTGTTGAATCTTGGCACACAAATGAGACAATGTAG